A DNA window from Pseudomonas cannabina contains the following coding sequences:
- a CDS encoding GNAT family N-acetyltransferase, whose protein sequence is MVGYADVQASGYIDHFFVSGFHARQGIGQRLRRR, encoded by the coding sequence ATCGTTGGTTACGCTGACGTCCAAGCTTCCGGGTACATCGATCATTTTTTTGTTTCTGGTTTCCATGCACGCCAAGGCATCGGTCAACGGCTAAGGAGACGCTGA
- a CDS encoding DotA/TraY family protein → MGWGAKIFAVDVGAVVKDVLGALAPMFYFVMFALLAIGFSLAVFLPAVPFLFWMVGIFNWVVSVLVGCAAGSMWAATHLGAEEDKGSRSTYGYIFLIDMMLRPSLMVLGFFFASVAVIGGGTILNLLFASALANANADSIVGLFKMIGWLMIYARIATFGVTRLFGLQASLADYVISFLGGREGANLMGGMVDNMKGMFGAAGGGAQRVPGVKMQPKKPDGNGGDGIQ, encoded by the coding sequence TTGGGCTGGGGGGCCAAAATATTTGCGGTGGATGTAGGGGCGGTGGTGAAAGATGTGCTGGGTGCGCTGGCCCCGATGTTCTATTTCGTCATGTTCGCCCTGCTGGCCATCGGTTTTTCGCTAGCCGTATTTCTGCCTGCTGTGCCCTTTCTGTTCTGGATGGTGGGCATATTCAACTGGGTCGTCAGTGTGCTGGTGGGCTGTGCGGCGGGCTCAATGTGGGCTGCCACGCACCTGGGGGCCGAAGAGGACAAGGGGAGTCGCAGTACCTACGGTTATATCTTTCTGATCGACATGATGCTGCGGCCTTCGTTGATGGTACTGGGGTTCTTTTTTGCGTCGGTGGCCGTAATCGGTGGTGGAACGATCCTGAATCTGTTATTCGCCTCGGCGCTGGCCAATGCCAACGCGGACTCGATCGTGGGATTGTTCAAGATGATTGGATGGCTGATGATCTATGCTCGCATTGCGACCTTTGGTGTGACTCGACTCTTTGGCCTGCAGGCGTCCCTGGCCGACTACGTGATCTCGTTCCTGGGCGGTCGAGAAGGCGCCAACCTGATGGGCGGCATGGTCGATAATATGAAAGGCATGTTTGGTGCGGCTGGTGGCGGCGCTCAGCGTGTTCCTGGGGTCAAAATGCAACCGAAGAAACCTGACGGTAACGGTGGGGATGGAATTCAGTAA
- the excA gene encoding plasmid IncI1-type surface exclusion protein ExcA codes for MAQRLRTGRETLIWLIKLAYMLLAFPFLLFIGVVTFFMALSYTGAEKVETIEFSMLIWAAILIPVGIFIYGVLSRRRLLKRVTRVIKSPQFFNPDPTNEIYHEGDGKYLGIDTKNGTILYVHRIRKEQVDVVALTMDDWTNREVEGKGILRLYTKHPDLPRIEIGTPLAQLWYDTLGAMEHKQKQYSTPQPFNRYVHDHLEALERDLNVQIPRLA; via the coding sequence ATGGCTCAACGTCTTAGAACTGGTAGAGAAACATTGATCTGGCTGATCAAGCTTGCCTACATGCTTTTGGCTTTTCCATTCCTATTGTTCATAGGTGTGGTCACTTTTTTTATGGCACTTAGCTATACAGGTGCCGAAAAAGTAGAAACAATTGAGTTTTCAATGCTTATCTGGGCCGCGATATTGATTCCCGTGGGAATATTCATCTATGGCGTACTGAGTCGCCGTCGTTTGCTCAAGCGAGTCACACGGGTCATAAAATCGCCGCAGTTCTTCAATCCAGACCCTACCAATGAGATTTATCACGAGGGTGACGGCAAGTACCTGGGCATCGACACGAAGAACGGTACCATTCTGTATGTGCACCGCATTCGTAAGGAGCAGGTAGATGTGGTGGCTCTGACTATGGACGATTGGACCAACCGCGAGGTCGAAGGCAAGGGCATATTACGCCTCTATACCAAACACCCGGATCTTCCACGGATCGAAATCGGAACACCCTTGGCGCAGCTTTGGTATGACACCCTGGGGGCTATGGAGCACAAGCAGAAGCAGTACAGCACCCCGCAACCGTTCAACCGCTATGTGCATGACCACCTCGAAGCGCTTGAACGTGATCTGAACGTGCAGATCCCACGCCTGGCGTGA